The Mycolicibacterium parafortuitum nucleotide sequence CGGTCTCGACCGGTTCCGCCGGTTCGCGTTCCTGAACGCCCGACTGCACCAGTGATCGCGCTCATCGGAAGTCCTCAGGTGTGCTCGCCGAAATTCCTCACCTGTGAGCAGCGATCAGTGTAGTTGTTGGCGGTTGCCGGTGGTGGTTCGGCGCAGGGTTTCGGCGGCGGCTTGGTGGTCACGCAGGCGGTAGGACTCGCCGTCGAGGTTGATGACTATCGAGCGGTGCAGTAAGCGGTCGAGCATGGCGGCTGCGACGGTGGTGTCTCCGAGGATTTCGCCCCAGGCGCCCACTCCACGGTTGGTGGTGATGACGATGCTGGTTTTCAGATAGCGTTGGGAGACAACCTGAAACAGTGCCGAGGCCGCCTCTGCCGGTAATGGTAGATAGCCGAGTTCGTCGATTACGAGCAGCGTCGGCCCGGCGTAGAAACGCATAGTGGTAGCCCAGCGGCCTTCGATCGCGGCGCGATGGCAGCGCCGCGAGATCCGCGGCGGTGGTGAAGTAGGTGCGGTAGCCGGCATAGGCGGCGGCCCTGGCCAATCCCACGGATAAGTGGGTTTTGCCGGTGCCTGGTGGGCCGATGAGCAGGATGTTGGTCGCCGATTCGAGGTAGCGGCAGGTGCCCAGCTCGTCGATGAGGTTGCGGTCGATCCCGGCGGCGGCATCGACGTTGAAGTCGTCGAGGGTGGCCGGGGTGGGCAGGCAGGCGAACCGCAGTCTCCCGGCGAGCCGGCGGGCGGTGGAGGCTTCCACTTCGACGGCCAGCAGCCTTCCAGGGCGGCGGTGAGCGAGAGCCCTTCGGCGCTGGCCTGGTCCAAGACCGCGGGGAGGGCTTCGGCGGCGGCAGCCAGTTTGAGTTCGGCCAGGTGCGAGCGCAGCTGCTGGTAGCGGCTCGCCGCTGCTGAGGGCGATTCCTCGGCGATGGTCGTGGTGGTGGTCTTCGGGGTGCGGCCGGTAGGGGTCACTGAATGGTCCTTTTCTGGGCGGCCCGCTCGTAGGCGGACAGATCGATCACGGTGGAATCGGTGGACGGAGTGCGGGATTGGTCAATACCTTTAGCGGTGTCGTGCTGCTGAAGCAGTTGCGCGGCAGCGGCTTTAGCTGCCGGCCCGGGTGGGATGCGTTCCTTGCGGCGGTGCGGGCGCCCGGTCATGGAGGTGGCCATCGCGGCGCTGTCCAACGCGATGACATGGCCGCTGTCACGCACCATCTCCGAGCCCGTCAGCGGCCATCCGATGCCGGGCGATCACGATCCCGCTGGCGGTGGCGATATCGCAGAACTCGCCGCCGACTGGATGTGACACCACCACCTGGGCGGCGGCCAGTTCCGGGGGCACCGAGTAGCGGTTGCCGCGGTAGGACACCAACGCTTGGCGCGACGCGGTGCGGGTCTCGGAAACGATCATCGGATACGGCACCGCCGGCACCGGAGCCAGCGGTTCGGTCTTGGCCACCGCGGCGACCGAGGACCGGCCGTCGGCGGTGGCCCGTAGCCGGGTATCGCCACGCACTTGGGCGAAGCGGTCCAGGCTGGCTTGGGCCGCCTCGACGGTCATGTCGTCGGCCAGAGTGCGCCACCAGCGTTGCGCGGCAGTGTGGTTGGCCTTTCCACCACACCTTTGCGGTTGCCGCGCCGCGGCGGGCAGATCGCCACCGAAACCCGTAGTGCTTGGCCACCCCGGCGAACGAGGCGGTCACCCGGCCGCTGCCGGGGTCGCAGACTGTGGCCATCCGGTCAAACCGCCACACCCGTGCACCCACCCAAGCCGCGGGTCACGCGGTCAAGGCCGGAGACCAGATGCGGTTGGTCCTGCGAGGGCGACAACGACCCTCGCCATTTGGCCGAATGAGCCAGCGAGCCCACCAGCAGGTGCGCGGTCTTGCCCCACCCCCAGAACTCGGGCGGATCGGGCAAATCCAGCCAATCCCATTGGGTTTCATCACCGGGCTCGTGCGGGATCACCGCGTTCGGACGCTGGGTGACCGAGCGGCACGCCTCACACACCGGGCGCAGATTGCGGGCTCGGATGTTGCGGGTCAGGCTTTGATACGACAGCGCGAACCCGAGATCCTCGAGCTCGTCGTAGAGGGTGCGGGCCCATAGATGCGGGTCCTCGACCAGGCGGGCGGTGACGTAGTCGACGAACGGCTCGAACGGGTCCGGGCCGCGGCGAGCCCGGACCCCGGGCTCCCCGTCACCGTCGAGGTACTTGCGGACCGTTTTGCGATCGAAGCCGGTGTGGCGGGCGATCGCCGAGATCGACCAACCACGTTTGCGTAGGGCATGTACTTCCAAGTCGTCCTCCCATGTGAGCATGAGAAAGCGGGCCTCCTTCGATGGAGCAACTGGCGTCAGACACCAGCAGCTTCGAGGGAGGCCCGCCCTTCTCGGCGGAGCCACACGGGTGGGGAATTTCGATGAGCGTAAGTGGGGAAATTCAGTGAGCGCGGTCACCAGGGCGGTGTGCTGTGGGGAGTCAAGGGTCAGCCGACGGTATTGCAGGAGGCCAACGTCCGCGTCGACCTCAACCGAGAGTGGGTGTCGCACTGGCCTTTCGCCCCCACCGATCACCGGTCCCAGTTCACCCCGAAGCGAGTCACCATTGAAACACCCGCGGGCGAGGTCGTCGAGCAACTCGACGAACCCCGTGATTCATTTGCCGGGTACGTCATGGAGACCCCGTGGAGTAACGCGCAGGTCGCCTACTTCGCCGGATACACGATGTGGACCTACCTGACATCTCCGTTCATCCTGGCCCGACCGGGGGTGTTGACCGACGAGATTGAGCCGTGGGCGGAGAGACTTGGCGACGGCTGCGCGTGACCTTCCCCCGGGACATCGCCACCCACAGCACGGTCCAGACCTTCTATGTCGACGACACGGGGCTGTTGCGTCGCCACGACTACGACGTGGATATCCAAGGCAGCAATCCCGCCGCTCGCTATCTGCTCGATCCTGTCACCGTGCAGGGAATCGTGTTGCCCTCCAGATTGCGCATCTTCCCGCGCAACGATGACAACACGGCGGCCGCTGATCCGCTGATCGTCTCGGTGGACCTATCCGACTTCGCGTTCGAGTAACCGTAGGCGACACATCCTGCTTACGGGTGGTCAGATCCGACGGCGGCGTCGCCGGATGGAAGACAGTCAATGTGCCTATGGCTCTCGCGGTCTGCAGGCAAGAGAATCCGGAGATGACGCGGATCCGAGGCGATCTCGCGAGCGATCGATGAAGGGTGCACAGCATATGGAGAATTCGTTGTCGTTGATGGCCGAGACCCGCTATCTGGATGGGCCGAGCGCACGGTTCGCCTACCGTCGCTTCGGTGCGGGTACCGGTGTCCCGTTGGTGCTGGCGTTGCGCTTTCGCGGCACCATGGATCACTGGGATCCGGCGTTCCTGGACGCACTGGGAGCCGAACGTGAGGTGATCCTTTTCGACAACATCGGGCACGGTAGGACCAGTGGCGTCGCGCCGGCCAGCATGGCCGCCCTGGCCGGCGGACTCACCGAGTTCGTCGACACCTTGGGGCTGTCCGAGGTCGATCTGCTCGGTTGGTCGTTGGGCGGGATCGTGGTGCAGGCGGCCACGTTGCAACGTCCTGATCTGGTGCGCCGGCTGATCGTCGCGGGCAGCTCTCCCGGTGGTGGTGTCCCCGGCATGCCGCAACCCGATCCGAAGATCTGGCAGGTTGCCACCAAGCCTGTAAACGACGACGATGACTTTCTCTATCTGTTCTTTCCCGATGAGGATCCGGGTCGCAAGCGGGGACTGGAGTCGTTGCGGAGGTTGGACGACCGTGTCCTGTCGCCGGAGCATGTTCCGGTGTCGATCGAGACGATGCAGGCGCAGTTGGCCGTCATTGCCTCGACCGGTTCGAGTATCTGGGATCGCCTGAGGGAGATCACCATTCCGACCTTGGTTGCCAACGGTGCGCACGACCGGATGATCGATGCCTACGCCACCTTCGCGATGGTGGGCCGGATGCCCAATGCCAAGGCCATTCTGTACAGCGATGCCGGGCACGGGTTCCTCTTCCAGCACGTCACGGACTTCGCCCGCGAGATCGTCGAGTTCCTCGCGTGACCCCGCAGGTGATTGAGGTCGATCTGCTCGTCATCGGATTCGGCAAGGGCGGCAAGACGTTGGCGACTGAGGTGGGCCGACAAGGTCAGCGTGTCGTGCTGGTGGAGGAGTCGGCGCAGATGTACGGCGGCACCTGCATCAACACGGGCTGTGTGCCGACGAAGTCGATGGTGTACCGCAGTGAGCACTCGCCCCGCGGCTCGTCCGGAACGTCGGTTTACGCGGATGCGGTCGCTGCCACAGAGCGGCTGACCACCGGGTTGCGGGCTACGAATCTCGCGGCACTGCAGTCGGTCCCGTCATTGCGGGTGCTCACCGGTCGGGCGAGCTTCATCGATGCGAACTCGGTCGCGGTAGAGACCGAGGACGGTCTCGCCACGGTGGTGGCGCGCGACATCGTCATCGGTACCGGCTCAACACCGGTGATTCCCGACCTACCCGGCGTGCGGCATAGTCCGGTCGTGGTCACCAGTGCGGAGTTGCTGCGGCGTGCCTCGCGCCCGGACCGGCTTGTGATTCTCGGCGGCGGCTACATCGGTTTGGAGTTCGCGTCGATGTACGCCGGATACGGCACCTCCGTGACCGTTCTGGAGCAACGTCCGGCCGTTCTGGCACATGAGGACCCAGACATCGCCGACGCTGCAGTTTCTGTCCTGTCCGGGAGGGGAGCCACGATCCTCACCGGCGCCGAAGTCACTGAAGTGCAGACTGTTCCGCGGCCGGGCGCCCCCCCATTGGCACGCGTGGCGTATCGCATCGGCGGACGCGCCGCCACCGTCGAGGCCGACGTCGTGCTGATCGCGCTCGGACGCACGCCCAACTCCGCCTATCTCCGACTTGATCGGGCCGGGGTGGAGATGACCGACACCGGTGCCGTCGTGGTCGATGACTACCGCCGTAGCAGCCAACCCCACATCTATGCGGTCGGGGATGTCAACGGCGGACCGCAGTTCACCTACATCTCTCTCGACGACTACCGCATCGTGCTCGATCAGCTCGGCGGTGCTGCCGAACCCAGGTCTGCCGCCCAGCGCCGAGCAGTTCCGAACTGCCTGTTCCTGAGCCCCCCACTGGCACGTGTCGGCCTTACCGAAAACCAAGCGCGCACCGCGGGTTACGACCTCAAAGTGGCGGCCAGCCCGGTGGTGAACCTGGCCACCGTGGCAAGAGCCCGCATCGTCGATGACACGGCCGGGATGATGAAAGTGGTGGTGGACGCGGAAACCGACAGGATTCTCGGCGCTGCCCTGCTGTGTCACGACGCACAGGAGGTGATCAACATCGTCGCCCTGGCGATGCGCCACGGCATCACCGCATCGGTATTGCGGGACGAGATCTACACCCATCCGTCCATGTCGGAGTGTTTCAACCAGCTGTTAGGACTGCTGCAATGAAGTTCGACCCTACGAACACCGCGGTCGTGGTCATCGATCCGCAGATCGACGTCCTGAGTCCCACCGCACGCAACTGGGCGTCCGTCGGCGCGAGTGTCACCGAGAACGACACAGTGGCCCACCTCGCCCAACTCATGGAAACCGCCGTCGCCCAGGGGTATCCGCTGATCATCTCGCCGCATTACTTCTATCCGTCTGATTCGCAGTGGTTGTTCAACGGGCCGCTGGAGTCCGACGAGTTCGCCACCGGAACGTTCGCCCGCGTTGGGGCCCTGGATTTGACCGACTTCGCGGGTTCGGGCGCAGACTGGCTACCTGCGCTGGCGCCCTATATCAACCGCCCGACCACCACCGTCGCGAGCCCCCACAAGGTCTTCGGGCCGCAGACCAACGACGTTGTCTTACAGCTACGGAAGCGAGGATGCGACCGCGTCATCCTCGCCGGGATGTTGGCGAACATGTGCGTCGAGTCTCACCTGCGTCACCTTCTCGAGGACGGATTCGAAGTTGCGGTGGCCGTGGATGCGGTGGCGGGCCCCCGTCACCCCGCCTGGGGCGACGGGTATCAGGCAGCGCTGGTGAACTATCGGTTTCTCGCGCACGCGGTGTTGCCGACCGGAGAAATCGTCTCGGCGATGACCGGCGCGGCATGAATCACTGAGCGAGGGTGAAGTCGAGGACGACGCGGAATCGTGCGCGGCCGGACATCATTCGGTCGTAGGCGCGCGGTGCTTCGTGAAAGGGGAGTGGTTCGATCATCGGGGCGATCTGGTGCGTGAGGCTGAATGCGAGGTTGTCTTCGTTATCGATGGCGGATCCGGTGAGGCTTCCGATGATGCTGCGCCCGCCGAAGATCAGATCGGGTGTGTGGACCGGTACCGGTTCTGGTGAGGCTCCGACGACGATCATTTTGCCCCGTGGTTGGAGTCCGGCTACCAGTCCGGCCATCGATGCTCCGTTGGCGGCCGTGGCGATGATCGCTGTCGCCCCGCCGAGTGCGGTTAGCGCGGCGGCGGGGTCTTCGGCGGCGCTGTCGATGTAGTGGTCGGCGCCCAACGTCGAGGCCAGTCGAGCCTTTTCGGTGCCGCGGGCTAGTGCCGCGACGCGGTAACCCATTTTCTTGGCGTACTGCACGCCCAGATGTCCTAATCCGCCGATACCCTGTACCGCCACCAGGGAGTTCACCGGCGCCTGGGCGACGCGCAGGGCGTTGAACACGGTCACCCCGGCACACAACAGGGGTGCGGCCGTCAGCGCGTCGAACGCCTCCGGAACCCGCACCAGCCCAGAGGCCCTGGCGTAGACGATCTCGGCATACCCGCCGTCGACGGTTGTCCCGGGCTGGGGTTGGTCGGTGCAGTTGACGAAGTCACCGCGGCGGCAGAAGTCGCACTGACCGCAGTGGCCGCCCAGGAATCCCACCCCGACGCGGTCACCGACCTGCCACCGAGGTTCCACCCCGGCGCCGACGACATCAATGGTCCCGACTACCTCGTGACCGGGAACCATTGGGGTCGTCGGGTCTGGACGCTGTCCCTCCACGGCCAGAACATCGCTGTGGCATACCCCGCACGCGGCCGTCCGGATCCGCACGTGCCCGGGGGCGGGGTCGTGCAGTTCGCGGTCGACGAGGGAGAATTCGCGATGTCCAGTGACCTGATATGCCCGATAAGAGTTCATGTATCCATGCCATCAGCTCCAGCGGCGTCGCGGCATAAGTACGTTGACCACAAGTACGGCTACTCGCCGGCGGGCGTGGCGTTGTCGAGTTCGATGGCGTCTCGTAGTTGAGCGCGGCGAGTGATGCCGAGCTTGGGGAAGATCTTGTACAGGTGCGCCGCAACCGTCCGATGTGAGATGTAGATTTGGTCGGCGATCTGGCGGTTGGTCAGTCCGGCCGCTGCGAGCCGTGCGATCTGTAATTCCTGCGGCGAGAGTTTGGTCGTGAGCACGTCGATTGCCGATGCCACGCCTGGCACCTGCACGCCGGCGGCGCGCAGTTCGCCTCGTGTGCGTTGAGCCCAGGGCGCTGCTCCGCGGTGTTCGAAAAATCTTAGTGCTGCGGCTAACTGGGTGCGTGCGTCGATGATGCGTCGTTGTCGTCGGAGCCATTCGCCGTAGCTCAACTGGGTGCGGGCGTACTCCAACGGCGCTTGGGCCTCGGCGTCCTCGATGTCCAGCGCGGCGTGGAAGTGGTGCTCTGCGTGCTGGTCCGTACCGGCGATCAAGGCCCGGCTGCGGTGTACCAGCATGACGATGTGTGGGGAACCCAGCGCGCTCGCCTCGGTGTCGATCTCGTCGACAAGCTGGCAGATCACTCGGGTGTGGCCACTGGCGACGGCGGCTTCGGTGAGGTCGGCGATAGCCCAGCGACGGGAACTGCGGTCACGGTTCATCTGCGAAAGTTCGGTGAAGGCGCGCTCGCTGTCGTGTGTGCTCAGAGCAAGCAGGCCACTGGCCCAGGCCAGGTCGTCGAGCCACAGTAGGGGAGTGTCGCTGGGCAGGTTCTGTTGCGCTGTCGCCAGTGACTGCTGAGCGGATTTGGTATCGCCCTGCCATGCTTGGATCCGCGCCAGCAGGGCGGCTGCAGCGCCCATGCTGAGCCCGAGATCCGCATCGGTGGCGATCCGGAATGCGTTGTGCGCGCTGACGGCGGCCTCGGTCAATTGCCCGGCGATGATCTGCGATCGCGCTGAGCCGCGCAGCGCCTCACACTCGATCGCGGGCGCACCTGTCCTTCGGGCCACCTTGATGGAACCGTCCCAGCATGACTGAGCGGTCGCCAGATCAGAAGCCGACTCGGCGGCCAACCCCATCGACATCAGCGCCGTCAGATCATCACTCAGGGCATCCTGCAATGTTGCGGCGCGGCAACGGAACTGGCGGGCATACTTGGTGTCCTCAAGGGTCGCCAAGGCCACTTCGACTGCCGGGTGGTCCAGGTGCTCGATTTGGTGCAGGCGCTCGGCGATCAGATCACGGTCACGTTCGTCGAGTCCGTGCATCCGACACTGCGCTGCCGCGGCGGCGAGCAGGCGGATATGGGTGTCCAACTCACCGTGGCTTCCCAACCGGTCCGCCAGCGCCACCAGATCCTCTACCGGCGGCGCCGTTACGCCGGTTGTGACGGCGAGGGTGAAGCGCGCGAACGCAAGATCGAACTGGTGCCCGAGATCAATGGCCAACGGCTCGGCCTCATCGAGGATGTCCATCGCTTCGGCGGTCAGCCCTGCCCGGTACGCGGGTTCGATTGCGCGGACGAGGCGGCGGATGCGATCGTTCGCCGACGGCGACAGCGCGGCCGCACGCCGCCATGCGCGTGCCGCTTCTGCATTGGCGCCACGAAGTTGTGCGGTCTGGGCCGCGGTTTCGAGGTCGGCGGCGACCCCCTCATCGGATCTATAGGCCGCCGCCGACCGGTGCCAGGCGGCTCTCATCGCATCGGTGGTCGCGTCGGCCAGCGCCTGGTGGAAGGCCGAGCGTTGCGTCAGAGGTATCGCCCGGTAGGCCACAGACCGGATCAGGGGATGGCGCACCTGGAGCGATCCGGCGACGACTGTGATCAGCCCGCACCGCTCGAGTGGATCCAGATCGGCATCTGACAGACCGACGTGCCGCGCCGCGTCGGCAAGTTCAGCCATTGCAGTATCTCCGCCGGCGGCGATCAGTCCCAGCATCCGGCGACTGGGTTCAGGAACGCCATCCAGTTGCTCCCGGAAAGCGCGTTCGATGCGACGCGTCGTCGGCAGAGGCGTCGGCGACGGGTTTCTCTGTTCCTCGCCGCCGGCCAACAGTGCCTTCGTGAGTTCGGCGATGGCCAACGGATTTCCCGCAGCTTCGGTCAAGACGCGCCGTTGGGTAAGCGCGCTGACCCCGTGCCCGTCGACACCGGCCAGCGCCTCCTCCATCAGGACGCGCGACGTCGCGATATCCAGTGCCTCCAACTGGAGGTGCGGCAACGACGAGAGTTGTGACGATTCCCCGTCGATGCGGGGCCTTGCGGCGCACAGCATCATCACCGGCGAGTTCGTGATGCGGCGCCCGAT carries:
- a CDS encoding ATP-binding protein; amino-acid sequence: MIGRDNELEAITAAATALAERGCALVVEGEPGIGKTTLLAAATGWAKRQGFIVLSCAGVQSQATVGYAGLHELVHPILSSADALPEHQRTTLLAALGLAEAGVPNPLLIGVATLGLIEEAAATRPMLLVIDDAQWLDDSTLHVVTFIGRRITNSPVMMLCAARPRIDGESSQLSSLPHLQLEALDIATSRVLMEEALAGVDGHGVSALTQRRVLTEAAGNPLAIAELTKALLAGGEEQRNPSPTPLPTTRRIERAFREQLDGVPEPSRRMLGLIAAGGDTAMAELADAARHVGLSDADLDPLERCGLITVVAGSLQVRHPLIRSVAYRAIPLTQRSAFHQALADATTDAMRAAWHRSAAAYRSDEGVAADLETAAQTAQLRGANAEAARAWRRAAALSPSANDRIRRLVRAIEPAYRAGLTAEAMDILDEAEPLAIDLGHQFDLAFARFTLAVTTGVTAPPVEDLVALADRLGSHGELDTHIRLLAAAAAQCRMHGLDERDRDLIAERLHQIEHLDHPAVEVALATLEDTKYARQFRCRAATLQDALSDDLTALMSMGLAAESASDLATAQSCWDGSIKVARRTGAPAIECEALRGSARSQIIAGQLTEAAVSAHNAFRIATDADLGLSMGAAAALLARIQAWQGDTKSAQQSLATAQQNLPSDTPLLWLDDLAWASGLLALSTHDSERAFTELSQMNRDRSSRRWAIADLTEAAVASGHTRVICQLVDEIDTEASALGSPHIVMLVHRSRALIAGTDQHAEHHFHAALDIEDAEAQAPLEYARTQLSYGEWLRRQRRIIDARTQLAAALRFFEHRGAAPWAQRTRGELRAAGVQVPGVASAIDVLTTKLSPQELQIARLAAAGLTNRQIADQIYISHRTVAAHLYKIFPKLGITRRAQLRDAIELDNATPAGE
- a CDS encoding isochorismatase family protein, which codes for MKFDPTNTAVVVIDPQIDVLSPTARNWASVGASVTENDTVAHLAQLMETAVAQGYPLIISPHYFYPSDSQWLFNGPLESDEFATGTFARVGALDLTDFAGSGADWLPALAPYINRPTTTVASPHKVFGPQTNDVVLQLRKRGCDRVILAGMLANMCVESHLRHLLEDGFEVAVAVDAVAGPRHPAWGDGYQAALVNYRFLAHAVLPTGEIVSAMTGAA
- a CDS encoding alpha/beta fold hydrolase, whose translation is MAETRYLDGPSARFAYRRFGAGTGVPLVLALRFRGTMDHWDPAFLDALGAEREVILFDNIGHGRTSGVAPASMAALAGGLTEFVDTLGLSEVDLLGWSLGGIVVQAATLQRPDLVRRLIVAGSSPGGGVPGMPQPDPKIWQVATKPVNDDDDFLYLFFPDEDPGRKRGLESLRRLDDRVLSPEHVPVSIETMQAQLAVIASTGSSIWDRLREITIPTLVANGAHDRMIDAYATFAMVGRMPNAKAILYSDAGHGFLFQHVTDFAREIVEFLA
- a CDS encoding FAD-dependent oxidoreductase, giving the protein MTPQVIEVDLLVIGFGKGGKTLATEVGRQGQRVVLVEESAQMYGGTCINTGCVPTKSMVYRSEHSPRGSSGTSVYADAVAATERLTTGLRATNLAALQSVPSLRVLTGRASFIDANSVAVETEDGLATVVARDIVIGTGSTPVIPDLPGVRHSPVVVTSAELLRRASRPDRLVILGGGYIGLEFASMYAGYGTSVTVLEQRPAVLAHEDPDIADAAVSVLSGRGATILTGAEVTEVQTVPRPGAPPLARVAYRIGGRAATVEADVVLIALGRTPNSAYLRLDRAGVEMTDTGAVVVDDYRRSSQPHIYAVGDVNGGPQFTYISLDDYRIVLDQLGGAAEPRSAAQRRAVPNCLFLSPPLARVGLTENQARTAGYDLKVAASPVVNLATVARARIVDDTAGMMKVVVDAETDRILGAALLCHDAQEVINIVALAMRHGITASVLRDEIYTHPSMSECFNQLLGLLQ
- a CDS encoding alcohol dehydrogenase catalytic domain-containing protein; the encoded protein is MNSYRAYQVTGHREFSLVDRELHDPAPGHVRIRTAACGVCHSDVLAVEGQRPDPTTPMVPGHEVVGTIDVVGAGVEPRWQVGDRVGVGFLGGHCGQCDFCRRGDFVNCTDQPQPGTTVDGGYAEIVYARASGLVRVPEAFDALTAAPLLCAGVTVFNALRVAQAPVNSLVAVQGIGGLGHLGVQYAKKMGYRVAALARGTEKARLASTLGADHYIDSAAEDPAAALTALGGATAIIATAANGASMAGLVAGLQPRGKMIVVGASPEPVPVHTPDLIFGGRSIIGSLTGSAIDNEDNLAFSLTHQIAPMIEPLPFHEAPRAYDRMMSGRARFRVVLDFTLAQ